One window of Rhineura floridana isolate rRhiFlo1 unplaced genomic scaffold, rRhiFlo1.hap2 scaffold_30, whole genome shotgun sequence genomic DNA carries:
- the LOC133375429 gene encoding four-jointed box protein 1-like — MQRAGLAGLGSVAVLWLLALASLVGLWSGRIVEPGAFGPRLPKEQPELGFGGIEAAPAATSRFLRPPSQGAQKTFRALLTLPGQPTEPQEGPGESGQEPPSPPPLSLDHSLREKQGAKGSTEQLPASPVRGGVFWSRALEAQVPAGFSAEETASWLRAAREGRVVSLERGGCGRSSNRLARLSDGSRACVRYGINPEQIQGEALSYHLAELLGIQERLPPLALARVEARGGQWAQVRDELRGSHWAEGAVVSLAQWVDNLTDVVAPAPWRAEAGAAAGRRLQPLTAGELRGLGQAQLVELVQWSDLILFDYLTANFDRLVSNLFSLQWDPRVMHRATSNLHRAPNGGLVFLDNEAGLVHGYRLLAMWDKYNEPLLRSVCIFREATAQRVRELYRLRNAASELLRLYRTREPLAEIVGFLSDRQAQLLQDRVDFVHKHILHCKAKAGAL; from the coding sequence ATGCAACGAGCAGGTCTGGCCGGGCTGGGCTCCGTGGCCGTGCTCTGGCTGCTGGCGTTGGCTTCCCTGGTGGGGCTGTGGAGCGGGCGGATCGTGGAGCCGGGAGCCTTCGGACCGAGGCTCCCGAAAGAGCAACCCGAACTGGGCTTTGGAGGTATCGAAGCAGCGCCGGCAGCTACAAGTCGCTTCCTCCGCCCTCCAAGTCAAGGCGCCCAGAAAACTTTCCGAGCGCTGCTCACGCTGCCGGGACAGCCAACGGAGCCTCAGGAGGGGCCAGGCGAAAGCGGGCAGGAGCCGCCGTCGCCGCCGCCTCTTTCTTTGGATCATTCTCTGCGGGAGAAGCAAGGGGCGAAGGGCAGCACGGAGCAGCTTCCCGCCTCCCCGGTGCGCGGTGGGGTCTTCTGGAGCAGGGCGCTGGAGGCTCAAGTGCCCGCAGGCTTCTCGGCAGAGGAGACGGCCTCGTGGCTGCGGGCGGCCCGGGAAGGGCGCGTCGTGTCGCTGGAGCGGGGCGGCTGCGGCCGTAGCTCCAACCGACTGGCCCGGCTCTCGGACGGGAGCCGCGCCTGTGTGCGCTACGGCATCAACCCAGAGCAGATCCAGGGCGAGGCGCTCTCCTACCATCTGGCCGAGCTGCTGGGCATTCAAGAGCGTCTGCCGCCTCTGGCGCTCGCCCGGGTGGAAGCCCGCGGTGGGCAGTGGGCGCAAGTGCGCGACGAGCTGCGCGGCTCCCATTGGGCTGAGGGCGCCGTGGTGAGCCTCGCACAGTGGGTAGACAATCTGACCGACGTGGTGGCTCCAGCCCCCTGGCGGGCAGAGGCGGGAGCGGCGGCGGGCAGGAGGCTGCAGCCCCTAACGGCGGGGGAGCTGCGGGGCCTCGGCCAAGCGCAGCTGGTGGAGTTGGTGCAGTGGAGCGACTTGATCCTCTTCGACTACCTGACTGCCAACTTCGACCGGCTGGTCAGCAACCTGTTCAGCCTGCAGTGGGACCCGCGGGTGATGCATCGTGCCACCAGCAACCTGCACCGGGCCCCCAATGGGGGGCTGGTCTTCCTCGACAACGAGGCCGGCCTGGTGCACGGCTACCGGCTGCTGGCCATGTGGGACAAGTACAACGAACCTTTGCTGCGCTCCGTCTGCATCTTCCGCGAGGCCACCGCCCAGCGGGTGCGGGAGCTGTACCGTCTGCGCAACGCGGCCTCCGAGCTGCTCAGACTCTACCGGACTCGGGAGCCCCTGGCAGAGATCGTGGGCTTCCTTTCCGACCGACAAGCCCAGCTGCTCCAGGACCGCGTCGACTTTGTCCACAAGCACATTTTGCACTGCAAAGCCAAGGCCGGCGCGCTGTGA